In Geopsychrobacter electrodiphilus DSM 16401, a single window of DNA contains:
- the pilQ gene encoding type IV pilus secretin PilQ, producing the protein MATTNVAGSQVTIHQQGNQVAISASAGIERLRYFTLDNPKRLVLDIFGVTPAESKRDYSLTGGFSKLRIGPYADKLRFVFDSSSDVQLPKFSVNRVENTVDVSWSQPAAPAVQSLSTVPEESSVSSIKFTASKGVSEYHISVDGPVNIDPIVKEGSILKFGLKNTAISRSLRRVYTSMAFPTAVQSITPYLIDNGKSSDIRFVVQLKGNAPYELVALKDGVVLKVTDGRFAEAKPVDGEIVPVPVDKTVRPKTKGTAVESAVVAENSEPSGSKSAPLVVKEDDAAKPGQLTSASPIEKVVPEKGTDKEFKGEKISLVFDNISVRNVLQLIAEVSNLNIIASDQIKGEVTLRLTDVPWDQALALVLDITNLGMIQEGNVVRVMPKDAIRSMKEAELTAVKSQEKLEPTVTEVITVSYATLGAVSGPAKKLLSDRGSITEDSRNKLLIVNDVPARINKIRELIKILDTPERQVMIEARIVEVNSNYSRDLGVNWGVDRYADKADGSQYYGKGQLGVGGDFTVGLPVGGLASTEAGLGAGMTFGRIGIDQTVLDLRISALESNGNAKVVSTPRVTTLNGEEATISQGTTIPYQTSGADGPKTEFIAAELKLTVKPVINPDNSVILEILATNDSPSITAGASAPSIDTKKAQTKVLVMDGETTVIGGIFINNKSESENGTPFLMHIPWLGHLFKSTKVTDTKAELMIFITPHILDNN; encoded by the coding sequence GTGGCTACGACCAATGTGGCCGGTAGCCAGGTCACGATCCATCAACAGGGGAATCAAGTCGCCATATCGGCCTCTGCAGGGATAGAACGGCTCAGGTATTTCACCCTTGATAACCCCAAGCGTCTTGTGTTGGATATTTTTGGTGTTACCCCTGCTGAAAGCAAAAGGGATTACTCCTTGACCGGCGGCTTTTCCAAGCTACGAATAGGCCCCTATGCTGACAAGCTGCGTTTTGTTTTTGACTCATCATCTGATGTTCAATTACCTAAATTTTCAGTCAATAGAGTCGAAAATACTGTTGATGTCTCCTGGTCACAGCCCGCGGCCCCTGCTGTACAATCTCTATCGACCGTGCCTGAAGAATCCTCAGTATCTTCGATTAAGTTTACTGCAAGTAAAGGTGTCTCAGAATATCACATCAGCGTAGACGGGCCGGTTAACATTGACCCCATTGTTAAAGAGGGAAGCATCCTTAAATTTGGGCTTAAAAATACTGCTATCTCCAGGTCACTCCGACGCGTTTATACCTCGATGGCATTTCCTACTGCGGTGCAGTCAATAACTCCCTATCTTATCGATAATGGTAAGTCCTCTGATATACGCTTTGTTGTTCAGCTTAAGGGAAATGCCCCTTATGAGTTGGTGGCTCTGAAGGATGGTGTCGTCCTTAAAGTTACTGATGGCCGATTTGCTGAAGCTAAGCCCGTTGATGGGGAAATTGTTCCAGTCCCGGTTGATAAAACAGTGCGACCTAAGACCAAAGGGACTGCAGTCGAATCTGCCGTTGTGGCTGAAAACTCAGAACCATCAGGTTCCAAGTCGGCCCCATTAGTAGTTAAGGAAGATGATGCGGCGAAACCCGGTCAGTTAACTTCCGCTTCGCCTATAGAGAAGGTAGTCCCTGAAAAAGGCACTGATAAAGAATTCAAAGGGGAAAAAATTTCCCTCGTTTTTGATAACATCAGCGTGCGCAATGTTCTGCAACTAATCGCTGAGGTGAGTAACCTGAATATTATAGCGTCCGATCAAATAAAGGGTGAGGTGACCTTGCGCCTGACTGACGTGCCCTGGGACCAGGCACTTGCTCTGGTGCTTGATATTACTAACCTTGGGATGATTCAAGAAGGTAACGTTGTTCGTGTCATGCCAAAAGATGCTATCAGGAGTATGAAAGAGGCTGAATTGACAGCTGTCAAGTCTCAAGAGAAGCTTGAGCCAACCGTCACTGAGGTTATAACGGTAAGTTACGCCACACTTGGAGCTGTTTCTGGGCCAGCGAAAAAGCTGTTGAGTGATAGAGGCAGTATTACCGAAGATTCCCGGAATAAGTTGCTGATTGTTAATGACGTTCCTGCGCGAATTAACAAGATTCGAGAGTTAATTAAAATTCTGGATACACCTGAACGACAAGTTATGATTGAAGCACGTATTGTAGAGGTTAACTCCAATTACAGTCGGGATCTTGGGGTGAATTGGGGGGTAGATCGTTATGCCGATAAAGCTGATGGTTCCCAGTATTATGGTAAAGGTCAATTGGGTGTCGGCGGTGATTTTACGGTAGGCCTGCCTGTTGGGGGGCTGGCCTCTACTGAGGCTGGGCTAGGGGCTGGCATGACCTTCGGTCGAATTGGCATTGACCAGACCGTCCTTGACCTGAGAATTTCAGCACTTGAGTCCAATGGTAACGCTAAGGTTGTTTCCACTCCGAGAGTAACAACTTTGAACGGTGAGGAAGCAACAATTTCCCAGGGGACGACAATCCCGTACCAGACATCTGGCGCCGATGGCCCCAAAACAGAATTTATTGCCGCAGAATTAAAGTTGACTGTGAAACCTGTAATCAACCCTGATAATAGTGTCATACTTGAGATTCTTGCTACAAACGATTCTCCTTCCATTACTGCGGGAGCCTCTGCTCCGAGTATTGACACCAAAAAGGCACAAACTAAGGTTTTAGTTATGGATGGCGAAACAACTGTTATTGGTGGGATATTTATTAATAATAAATCAGAGTCCGAAAACGGAACGCCATTTTTAATGCATATCCCCTGGCTTGGGCATTTATTTAAATCCACCAAGGTTACTGATACGAAGGCTGAGCTTATGATTTTTATTACTCCACATATTTTAGATAATAATTGA
- the aroB gene encoding 3-dehydroquinate synthase, whose amino-acid sequence MSDIHDLIQVGLLERSYSIHFGENILSQVGEELKSKKFPSKLAIITNDRVFPLYGNQIKASLVTSGYECHFIVVPDGEQFKSLSTLESIYDQLIEGGFDRGCGILALGGGVVGDMAGYAAASFLRGIPFVQVPTTILSQVDSSVGGKTGVNHRLGKNLIGAFYQPKLVLIDIMTLQTLDPREIRAGIAEIIKYGVIYDANFFAWLENNVDKLLRLDSEALLHAVKRSCQIKADIVEIDEREGSIRALLNYGHTFGHAIEALCGYGEWRHGEAVACGMIVASKISQNLGLSDGGATRRIEELLRRFNLPIKVPIFDLKQYVEAMSRDKKVRAGNLTMVLNLGIGRAKLVPVSNVEDIFRTALPELEA is encoded by the coding sequence ATGTCAGATATTCATGATTTGATTCAGGTAGGTCTTCTTGAAAGGAGTTACTCTATTCATTTTGGTGAGAATATTCTTTCACAAGTTGGAGAAGAACTTAAATCTAAAAAATTCCCCTCTAAGCTGGCCATTATTACGAATGATCGTGTCTTCCCTTTATATGGGAATCAAATCAAGGCCTCTCTTGTCACTTCCGGATATGAATGTCATTTTATAGTTGTCCCTGATGGAGAGCAATTTAAAAGTCTTTCCACTCTAGAATCAATTTATGATCAATTGATCGAAGGTGGATTTGACCGTGGTTGTGGAATCCTTGCACTTGGTGGTGGTGTCGTCGGTGATATGGCTGGTTATGCCGCAGCGTCTTTTTTAAGAGGAATCCCTTTTGTTCAGGTCCCTACGACGATTCTTTCTCAGGTGGATAGTTCCGTCGGGGGGAAGACAGGTGTTAATCATCGTCTGGGGAAAAATTTAATAGGTGCTTTTTACCAGCCAAAACTGGTTTTGATCGACATCATGACGCTTCAAACGCTCGACCCGCGAGAGATCAGGGCAGGTATCGCTGAAATTATAAAATACGGAGTCATTTATGATGCGAACTTTTTTGCATGGTTGGAAAATAATGTTGATAAATTACTTCGACTAGACTCTGAAGCGTTGCTTCATGCGGTAAAGAGATCTTGCCAAATAAAGGCGGATATTGTAGAAATTGACGAGCGTGAGGGCTCGATCAGAGCTCTTCTGAATTATGGACATACCTTCGGACACGCCATTGAGGCACTTTGTGGATATGGTGAATGGAGACATGGTGAAGCTGTAGCTTGTGGCATGATCGTCGCTAGTAAAATTTCCCAAAACCTGGGTTTGTCAGACGGGGGGGCCACCCGAAGGATAGAGGAACTGCTTCGCAGATTTAATCTTCCGATTAAGGTACCGATTTTTGATCTGAAGCAATATGTTGAAGCAATGAGTCGCGATAAAAAAGTCCGTGCAGGAAACTTGACTATGGTTCTGAATTTGGGAATTGGTCGGGCTAAACTTGTTCCGGTCTCGAATGTGGAAGA